TGTGTCGTTCACGCAAGCGATGGACTCGATGAGGTTTCGCTGACGTCGGAAACAATGATTGGAGAAGTGAACAATGGAAAAATTTCAGAATGGAAATTTCATCCGCGTGAAGTTGGATATGCAACATGTTCGCTGGAAGAGTTGAAAGGAAATTCCGCAAAAGAAAATGCAGAAATCGCGTCGCGAATTTTGAATGGAGAAAAAAGTTCAGCCAGAAATATTGTTGTATTGAATGCGGCGTTTGGATTGTACGTTGCAGAAAAAGTAAAAACGATTCACGAGGGAATATTTCTTGCCGAACAATCCGTTGATTCTGGGAATGCGATGGAGAAGTTGAATGAGTTGATAAAACTTTCGATAAGTTAATGCTAACCAGTTTGTCATTCCCGCGCAAGCGGGAATCAAAAGTGTTTTGATTTTGGATTTCCACTTACGTGGGAATGACATTTAATAATGATTACAATTCTTGATGAAATAGTTTCGAATAAAAAAGAAGAAGTGCGGCGACGAAAACAGCGCGGGATTTCCGAATTGAAAGAACGCGAAATGTTTTTTCGAGCAACGCTTTCACTTCGTTCTGCATTAGAAAAAACGACATTGCCGATTGGAGTGATTGCCGAAGTAAAAAGAAAATCTCCCTCTGCGGGAATTATTCGTGAAGATTTTTCGAGTGAACAAATTGCAAAAGAGTATGAAGAATATTTTGCTTCGGCGATTTCAGTTTTAACAGATGAAAAATATTTTGGAGGTTCGTTGAATGATTTGGAAAAGGTTCGCAACGCTGTTCAACTTCCATTGTTGCGAAAAGATTTTATAATTGATGAAGTGCAAATCTACGAAGCGAAGTCATTCGGTACAGACACAGTGTTATTGATTGCAGATATACTTTCCAAAATGCAGTTGGAAGAATTATTTCTTTCCGCAAAAGAATTAGGAATAGAATCGCTTGTAGAAATTTATGAGCCGAATTCTCTTGATAAAATAAATTTCGATGAAATAAAACTACTTGGAATCAACAATCGCAATTTGAAAACAATGGAAGTGGATTTAAAACACACGAAAGACTTAATCCCATTAATACCGAGTGAAACTGTTATTGTAAGTGAAAGTGGAATAAAAACTTCGGAAGATATTGTACGATTGAAAAGCTTTGGTGCAAAAGGAATTTTAATCGGTGAAACATTGATGAAAGAGAAATCGCCGGGAAAAGCGTTAAAAGAATTGATGAAAAGATGTGCGATATGAGATATGGGATTTGAGTTTTGAGTTTTGATAAAAATAAAATGACGAATGAGCCAGCAAACGAAAAAACGAGAAAACCATTCGTAAAAATCTGCGGCATTACAAATATCGAAGATGCAATGTTTTGTGCAGAGCTTGGCGCGAATTATTTGGGATTTATTTTTTACGAAAAATCTCCGCGATGTGTTTCACTGCAGGCGGCGAAAGAAATTGCTCGACAACTTCCGAAAGGAATAAAAAAAGTTGGCGTGTTCGTGAATATGAATTCACTTGGTATAAAACAGATTATTGAAAATGTTGGATTGGATATGATTCAACTTTCTGGAAATGAAATGAAAGAAGATTGTGTTGGCTTTGATGTTCCTGTAATAAAATCGCTTGCGATAAATTCAGATGAAGATTTCGAGAATGCAAAACAATTTTCTGTTGAAGCAATTCTTGTTGATGCAAAAACAGAAAACGAATTTGGCGGAACGGGAAATCGCAGCAATTGGGACGCGGCGAAACGATTGAAATCGTTTCACAAAATTTTTCTTGCCGGTGGATTGAATCCCGAAAACATTCGAGCAACAATTACAACCGTTCAGCCGTTTGCCGTTGATGTGAACAGCGGAGTAGAAAGTTTTCCCGGGAAAAAGGATAAAACAAAACTCACGAAATTATTTCAAGAAATAAATGCTTTGCTTAGCTGTTAATTTTTCAATTATAATTTTTCAATGAACTATGCTTATCGTAATGAAACTCGACGCAACGAAAAATCACATCGAATGCGTCAAAGAAAAAATTATTAAACTCGGATTTGAACCGCATGAAATTCCTGGGGTACAGCGTGTTGCCATTGGTATCACGGGCAACAAAGGAAAAATTGAAGCAGAACAATTTCTGTTGCTCGAAGGAGTTGCCGATGCGATTCCCGTTTCCAAGCCGTACAAACTCGTTTCGCGCGAAGTGAAATCGGAAAACACAATTGTTAAAATTTCTCCGTATGAAATCGGCAATAAAGAACTCTCGCTCATTGGTGGTCCGTGTTCCGTGGAAAACCGCGAACAAGTTTTTACAACGGCAAATGCAATTCGTGAAATGGGAGTCGTGTTTTTTCGCGGAGGAGCGTATAAGCCGCGTTCATCGCCGTATGCATTTCAGGGTTTGAAAGAAGATGGATTGGAATTGTTGAAAGAAGTGCGTGAAAAAACCGGAATGAAAATCGTAACCGAAGCAAAAGATACCGCAACACTTACTCTCGTCGCGGAAGTTGCAGACATTATTCAAATCGGCGCGCGCAATATGCAAAATTATTCGTTACTCGAAGCCGCCGGTGAATTACGAAAACCGATTCTTCTCAAGCGTGGACTTTCTGCAACGATTGAAGAATTGCTGATGAGTGCGGAATATATTTTGCATCGTGGAAATTACAACGTGATTCTTTGCGAACGCGGAATCCGCACATTTGAAACCGCGACGCGGAATACACTCGATTTAAATGCAATTCCCATCATCAAAAAACTTTCTCACTTGCCTGTGATTGTTGACCCAAGTCATGGTATTGGTTTGTGGGAAGGAGTGTTGCCGATGTCGCTCGCGGCAATTGCGGCTGGTGCTGATGGATTGATTATCGAAGTTCATCACGAGCCGGCAGTTGCGTTGAGCGATGGATATCAATCATTGAAACCGAAACGGCTTCACGAATTGATTACCAAACTCAAATTGTTGGCGCCAGTTGTGGGGAGAAGTTTTTAGTTGCGAGTTGCGAGTTACAAGTTTCAAGTTGCGAGTTACAAGTTGTTTAAATTAAGTTTTTATTTTATTTACAATTTCATCCTCATTTGCAAAAATATTTATGAGCAGTTTTAAAACATTTGAAGAAAACAAGTAATATCAAGCGAAGAAATTTTTACTTCGGGATATTATACGCAATCTCTTTACTTAAGAAAAAAATTTATATTCCAAAACCTTAGTAGTAAAAACGCCACTTACTCTTTTGACCTTATTACTTTATTCTGAAAAGAAGGTA
Above is a window of Ignavibacteria bacterium DNA encoding:
- the trpC gene encoding indole-3-glycerol phosphate synthase TrpC; amino-acid sequence: MITILDEIVSNKKEEVRRRKQRGISELKEREMFFRATLSLRSALEKTTLPIGVIAEVKRKSPSAGIIREDFSSEQIAKEYEEYFASAISVLTDEKYFGGSLNDLEKVRNAVQLPLLRKDFIIDEVQIYEAKSFGTDTVLLIADILSKMQLEELFLSAKELGIESLVEIYEPNSLDKINFDEIKLLGINNRNLKTMEVDLKHTKDLIPLIPSETVIVSESGIKTSEDIVRLKSFGAKGILIGETLMKEKSPGKALKELMKRCAI
- the aroF gene encoding 3-deoxy-7-phosphoheptulonate synthase: MLIVMKLDATKNHIECVKEKIIKLGFEPHEIPGVQRVAIGITGNKGKIEAEQFLLLEGVADAIPVSKPYKLVSREVKSENTIVKISPYEIGNKELSLIGGPCSVENREQVFTTANAIREMGVVFFRGGAYKPRSSPYAFQGLKEDGLELLKEVREKTGMKIVTEAKDTATLTLVAEVADIIQIGARNMQNYSLLEAAGELRKPILLKRGLSATIEELLMSAEYILHRGNYNVILCERGIRTFETATRNTLDLNAIPIIKKLSHLPVIVDPSHGIGLWEGVLPMSLAAIAAGADGLIIEVHHEPAVALSDGYQSLKPKRLHELITKLKLLAPVVGRSF
- a CDS encoding phosphoribosylanthranilate isomerase — its product is MTNEPANEKTRKPFVKICGITNIEDAMFCAELGANYLGFIFYEKSPRCVSLQAAKEIARQLPKGIKKVGVFVNMNSLGIKQIIENVGLDMIQLSGNEMKEDCVGFDVPVIKSLAINSDEDFENAKQFSVEAILVDAKTENEFGGTGNRSNWDAAKRLKSFHKIFLAGGLNPENIRATITTVQPFAVDVNSGVESFPGKKDKTKLTKLFQEINALLSC